In Cycloclasticus sp., a single genomic region encodes these proteins:
- the fliD gene encoding flagellar filament capping protein FliD produces the protein MSISSPGIGSGLDINSLVTQLVAAEGSATANRLNVREAEYQGDISAYGGLKSSLSIFQSAVQGLQDLTDFQVRSGTSSDSDIFTATADETADVSQYGVEVIQLAQANKLITTDGFASAEAVGGGTLTLTQAADSFDIVVSGTDTLTDVRDAINAATDNSGLTASIINVDDGLGGTEQKLVFTANDTGLDNAITITAMGDAGLSRLVNAQLNEPAAALDGQIKVDAQLISSSNNTFASVIDGITITAVGVGAGEKLTVAEDKAAVELKINQFVANYNGLVSTFNALGSYNATTDTGGLLLGDSVLRGIQNSIRQEISSSVSGLSSTFSTLAELGITTDDTGKLEINSTTLDEALDSSFDQVGELFAATNGIANTLDSIIDGYIGSDGIIESRTEGLQDRIDDIGEQRLALNRRLSSIESRLLSQFSAMDAIVSSLQNQSSFLTQQLASLPGAYNPNSK, from the coding sequence ATGTCAATTTCATCACCAGGTATTGGGTCAGGGTTAGATATTAACTCTTTAGTTACGCAGCTAGTGGCTGCGGAAGGCTCGGCAACGGCGAACAGACTTAATGTTAGAGAGGCAGAGTATCAAGGCGATATTTCTGCTTATGGAGGGCTAAAATCCTCGCTGTCTATTTTCCAATCGGCAGTACAAGGTTTACAGGATTTAACAGACTTTCAAGTCCGTTCAGGAACATCGAGTGATTCTGATATTTTTACGGCGACGGCAGATGAAACGGCCGATGTATCGCAATATGGTGTTGAAGTCATTCAGCTTGCACAGGCGAATAAGCTGATAACAACAGATGGTTTTGCATCCGCGGAAGCAGTTGGAGGCGGTACTTTGACGTTAACTCAAGCTGCCGATTCTTTTGATATCGTTGTGAGTGGAACTGATACGTTAACTGATGTACGTGATGCGATAAATGCAGCAACGGATAATTCAGGCTTAACAGCTTCAATTATTAACGTGGATGATGGGTTAGGTGGCACAGAACAGAAGCTGGTATTTACGGCAAATGATACGGGCTTAGATAATGCGATAACGATTACTGCTATGGGTGATGCGGGTTTATCTAGGTTGGTTAATGCACAATTGAATGAGCCAGCAGCAGCGTTAGATGGGCAGATTAAAGTTGATGCGCAGCTAATCAGTAGCTCCAACAATACATTTGCTAGCGTTATAGATGGTATTACGATAACGGCTGTGGGTGTAGGTGCAGGAGAAAAATTGACCGTTGCCGAAGATAAAGCAGCGGTTGAGTTAAAAATAAATCAATTTGTTGCAAACTATAATGGCTTGGTGAGTACGTTTAATGCATTAGGTTCATATAATGCAACAACTGATACGGGTGGGCTTTTGTTAGGTGATTCAGTTTTAAGGGGTATTCAAAACTCTATTAGACAAGAAATATCATCTTCGGTGTCTGGTCTATCGAGCACTTTTAGCACGTTAGCAGAGCTTGGTATTACGACTGATGATACGGGCAAGCTAGAAATAAATTCAACAACGCTTGATGAAGCGTTAGATTCAAGTTTTGATCAAGTGGGTGAGCTTTTTGCAGCAACAAACGGTATTGCAAATACACTAGATAGCATTATTGATGGCTATATTGGTTCAGATGGCATTATTGAGTCACGTACCGAAGGTTTGCAAGATCGTATTGATGATATTGGTGAGCAACGTTTGGCCTTAAATAGGCGATTATCATCGATAGAAAGCCGCTTGTTATCTCAATTTTCCGCA
- a CDS encoding flagellar protein FlaG: protein METVNLQSVLKAVSSKAPSVAVSPADVAVSKVKLESEVAGKVLPLANELNESQDVQKKLEETVSDLNSFVQSIQRGIQFSVHEETGRSVITITDRETGQEIRKFPSDQVLAIAEHISETLAVADERGVGLLVNGKA from the coding sequence ATGGAAACGGTAAATTTACAGTCAGTACTTAAGGCGGTTTCGTCTAAAGCACCTTCTGTTGCCGTGTCGCCTGCGGATGTTGCTGTTAGTAAAGTAAAGTTAGAGTCTGAGGTTGCCGGCAAGGTGTTGCCGCTGGCAAATGAACTTAACGAATCGCAGGACGTGCAAAAGAAGCTTGAAGAAACGGTGAGTGACTTGAATAGTTTTGTTCAAAGCATTCAGCGCGGCATTCAATTCTCGGTGCATGAAGAAACGGGCCGTTCTGTTATTACGATTACAGATAGAGAAACAGGTCAAGAGATCCGCAAGTTCCCATCAGATCAGGTGTTAGCAATAGCGGAACACATTTCGGAGACATTAGCGGTAGCGGATGAGAGAGGTGTTGGTTTGTTAGTAAACGGAAAGGCATAG